The DNA segment AGGTAGAGCGCACTTCAACTAACGTATCTTCCATCTCTTGTATAATCAGACGAACCATTTTCTCTGGATCTTCAGCCTTATCGAGTAGTGAACTGATATTCGAGTTAATGATGTCTGCAAAGCGTGAAAAGATTCCCATAATAATTTCCTCTAATTAACGTTGGATTCGATAAATATAATCCACTTTCCGTGCCAACATTGCCTTTCACTTATAATACAACACCTTAAACAATTATTTAACTTTTCCTTTCATTTATAAACTGAGCATCATATTATTATTTTCACCAATTATTAGCGTGAAAGACTAAAACTTACTGTGAGCAATCAATTTCAGCAAGATAATCTTATCGGACAATCCAATGCCTTACTGGAAGTCCTTGAACATATTTCTCAAGTAGCGCCTTTATCTAAGCCGGTGCTCATTATTGGTGAACGCGGCACAGGTAAGGAACTTATTGCAGAGCGTTTACATTACTTATCAAAACGTTGGGATCAAAGCTTTATCAAGCTCAACTGCTCATCATTAAGTGAAAATTTACTCGAAAGTGAGTTATTTGGCCACGATGCGGGCGCATTTACTGGCGCCAGTAAAAAGCATGAAGGCCGTTTTGAACGCGCCGATGGCGGCACCCTATTTTTAGATGAGCTAGCCAATACCTCAGGGCTTATCCAAGAAAAATTACTGCGCGTGATTGAATACGGCGAATTTGAACGAGTGGGTGGCAGTAAAACAGTACAGACAAATGTGCGACTCATTTGTGCTGCTAACGAAGATCTGCCCTCGCTTGCAGAAGCTGGAGAGTTTAGACCCGATCTGCTCGATAGATTGGCTTTTGATGTGATCACTTTGCCACCATTGAGACACCGAAGCGAAGATATCATGGCTCTGGCTGAATATTTTGCAGTGGGCATGGCAAGACAGTTGAAGCTTGAGTTATTTGAAGGTTTTAGTCGCAGCGCTGTCGAACAGCTGATGGAATATCAGTGGCCGGGTAATATTCGTGAACTTAAGAACGTTGTTGAGCGTAGCGTCTACCGAAATGCAGATACCAACGCGGCGATAGAACAAATTATTATCGACCCCTTTGCATCGCCTTATCGTCCAACTAAACGCGTTAAAACCAAAGAGCGACAGCAAATTGTTTCGCCGGAGGTAAACGTAACTGCGCCAGATAGCACCACCGAAGTAAGTGCTAACACGAGTACACTAGCAAACGCAGCCGTTAGCTTTCCTATCGACTTTAAAACCCACTGTGAGCAAGGTGAGGTACGCATCTTAAAACAAGCGTTAGAGGCAGGACAATTTAACCAAAAGAAAACCGCTGAATTACTAGGGCTGAGCTACCATCAACTACGCGGGATCTTAAAGAAATACAACTTGCTGGATAAATAATTGCTGTTAGCTAGTAGGCACTGTTAAAATAGCCAATAACGTTCAGCTCAAAAATGATTGCTTAATGAAACAGCT comes from the Shewanella halifaxensis HAW-EB4 genome and includes:
- the pspF gene encoding phage shock protein operon transcriptional activator — encoded protein: MSNQFQQDNLIGQSNALLEVLEHISQVAPLSKPVLIIGERGTGKELIAERLHYLSKRWDQSFIKLNCSSLSENLLESELFGHDAGAFTGASKKHEGRFERADGGTLFLDELANTSGLIQEKLLRVIEYGEFERVGGSKTVQTNVRLICAANEDLPSLAEAGEFRPDLLDRLAFDVITLPPLRHRSEDIMALAEYFAVGMARQLKLELFEGFSRSAVEQLMEYQWPGNIRELKNVVERSVYRNADTNAAIEQIIIDPFASPYRPTKRVKTKERQQIVSPEVNVTAPDSTTEVSANTSTLANAAVSFPIDFKTHCEQGEVRILKQALEAGQFNQKKTAELLGLSYHQLRGILKKYNLLDK